The Virgibacillus siamensis sequence ATGATGGATTCAATTCCAAGAGCGGAATCTAAAGGGGTTGGGGTTCATAACAAACAATTGCACAGATTGCGCTTGAAGATTTCTTCACAGACCAAATCATTACTGTTTGAAAGGGGGTGGCTGTTTTACCTGGTAGGATTTTTGCTTGGACGGGCTGTCATCCTTGAAGCTGTCTCACCATTTGCTGCAGCATTTTTAGCAACGATCTGGCTTATCCACCGGGACAAGGCGGCTAAAGTTATGCTTGCAGTTTTTGCTGGTGCATTAACGTATTCTGTTTTTCATGGCATGTACATAGCACTTGCTATGGTTGTTTTTATTTTTCTTGCAGGTATTTTTAAACATGCCAAAAACCAGCAACTGCTTATTCCACTATTTGTATTTCTTTCCGCAGTGGCACCGCGCCTGTGTGTCTATTCCATCATGGGTCAGCTGTCATCATATGAATGGATGCTTCTGTTTGTCGAGGGGGTACTCGGAACCGTCCTAGTACTTATCTTTATGCAGAGTATTCCGCTATTATCACCAAAACGATATAAACCTGCATTAAAGAACGAGGAAATTATTTGTATGATCATTCTACTGGCTTCGATCTTGACCGGGACAATTGGTTGGGAAGTTTATGATGCTGCTGTAGAACAGGTTTTATCCCGGTATTTTGTGATGATGCTTGCCTTTGTCGGCGGCGCAGCAATTGGATCGACGGTAGGTGTGGTTGCTGGACTGATTCTGTCGCTGGCAAACGTGGCGAATCTATATCAGATGAGTCTGCTTGCTTTTTCCGGATTATTGGGGGGATTACTGAAGGAAGGCAGTAAAGTCGGGGTTGTAATTGGTTTGTTTGTCGGAACATTTTTAGTCGGGATTTACGGGGAGTCTCATACATTGATTCCTTCATTGATGGAGTCGACCATTGCTGCGTTGTTATTCTTTTTGACACCGGCAAGTCTGTTCCGGAAACTGTCCAAATATATTCCCGGGACTGAGGAACATTCCAACGAACAGGAACAGTATCTTCAAAAGGTGCGAAATGTTACCGCAAAACGTGTAGAGCAATTTTCGGATGTATTTGAAGCGCTCTCAAAAAGCTTCGCCAATTCAGAAAAACCTGATGAAGACCAAAGACATGCAAATCGGGAAACAGATTATTTTTTAAGCCAGGTGACTGAAAAGACATGCCAGTCCTGTTTTATGAAGGATCGCTGCTGGCAGAAACAGTTTGACCGAACCTATTCTTTAATGGAGGATTTAAAAGATGATTTGTCTGAAGGCAACGCGCCGAATCGAAAACTAATGAGTGATTTTGAAAACCACTGTGTCAAATCGAAAAAAGTGGTGGATACCATCAAAGATGAAGTATCCTTTTTTGAAGCAAATAAAAAGCTGAAAAAACAGGTCATGGAGAGCAAACGATTTGTGGCGGATCAGCTGCAGGGTGTATCTGAAGTTATGGAAGACTTTGCATCGGAGATTTTGAAAGAACGACAGCACCATGAGAAACAGGAGATGCAGATAATCCATATGTTGAAACAAATGGGAATCACCTTGGAAAAATTGGACATTTATCGATTGGACAAGGGGAATGTGGATATCGAAATGACAATATCGTTTTATGATTATCATGGGGAAGGGCCGAAACTGATTGCACCGGTCCTGTCTGATATTTTAAATGAAATGATTGTCGTGAAACATGAAGAGGTGTCTCCATTTCCTAATGGCTACTGTTACTTGATCTTTGGATCAGCGAAGGAATTTGTAATTGATACGGGCATCGCCAATGCGGCTAAAGGGGGTGGACTGGTTTCCGGTGACAGTTTTAAGACGATTGAGCTTGGTGAGGGTAAATATGCCATGGCAATCAGCGATGGGATGGGAAATGGTCAGCGGGCAAGTGAAGAAAGCAAGGAAACGCTTCGATTGCTGCAGCAAATTTTGCAGACAGGAATTCCGGAAAGGGTGGCTATCAAATCAATTAATTCCATTTTGGCATTAAGATCAACGGATGAGATGTTTGCGACGCTGGATCTTGCTGTTATTAATTTACACAATGCATTTGTCCGATTTTTGAAGATTGGTTCGACACCAAGTTTTATTAAACGCGGAAATGAAATGATTAAGGTGGAGGCAAGTAATCTTCCGATGGGGATTATCCAGGAGTTTGACGTGGATATTGTCGGTGAGCAGCTGATGAATGAGGATATCCTGATCATGATGAGCGATGGCATATTTGATGGCCCGAAACATATTGAAAATACGGATGCCTGGCTGAAACGCAAAATCAGGGAGATGAAAACAAATGATCCTCAGGAAATAGCCGATTTACTATTGGAAGAGGTTGTCCGAACGAGAGCGGGAGCAATTGATGATGACATGACGGTTGTTGTCGCTAAGATTGTAAAAAATTCACCACAATGGGCTTCCATACCGTACTATTCCAATGAAGCCCAATAGTAATGGGGGGAGGCGTAACATTCCAATCGGCAAGGTATATTCTTCCAGATTCCTGGTGATGATGGTAGTGGAATCAATGGGAGGTATGCTGTATGAAAAAAGGCACTTTAAAACAGATATTATTAATTACAGATGGATGTTCGAATAAAGGGGAGGACCCGGCTGCAACTGCAGCACTTGCATATCAGCAGGGGATAACAGTGAATGTCATCGGGATTATGGATGACAATCAGACGGAACAGCCTGAAGGATTTCAGGAAGTGGAAGACATTTCAATGTCAGGGGGCGGTGTCAGTCAAATTGTTTATAAGCAGGCATTATCACAAACGGTACAAACTGTAACCAAACAGGGAATGACACAGACATTGCAGGGGTTTGTCAATAAAGAATTGAAACAAATACTGGGACCTGGACAGTCGATGGAGGATATTGAACCCGAAAAGCGCGGGGAGATTATGGAAGTTGTGGAAGATATGGGGGAAACCTGTGACCTGGAGGTGCTTGTTCTGGTCGATACTAGTGCGAGCATGAAGGATAAGCTGCCAACGGTGAAAGAGTCATTGATTGATTTGTCCATCAGCCTTAATGCGCGTATCGGCCGAAATCGTTTTTGTATTTACAGTTTCCCCGGTAGACGTAAGGATGTTCAGAAGGTGTTTGACTGGTCACCAAAGCTTGATTCTGTTTCAACGATCTTTCCTAAATTGACCAGTGGCGGAATCACTCCAACAGGACCGGCGATTCGTGAGGCCATGTATCAGTTTGGCCGGAACACTTTGTTAAGGAGTTTCGAAGATGAACAAGGCACAGAAGAAGCCTGAGATCGACTTTTTGCCCGGTATGGTTATCACCGGCAAGTGGCATAAAACGCAATATACAATTAAAGAAAAGCTTGGCAGCGGTGCAGTGGGAAATGTCTATTTATGCGAATTCAACGGACAACAGGCAGCGCTGAAGATAAGCGAAAACAGTGCATCCATGACAATGGAAGTAAATGTCCTGAAAGCGTTTGAACAGGTCCAGGGAAGCCGCCTTGGACCTTGTTTACTTGATGTTGATGATTATGAATACGGAAAGGGAAGAGTTTATTCCTTTTATGTAATGGAGTACTTGCAAGGGGAGTCGTTAACCCGTTTTATCAGACGTCAAGGCAGGGAATGGATCGGTGTTTTTATGCTTCAGCTGCTCGATGATCTGGAGCGGCTCCACGAGTTTGGATGGGTTTTTGGCGACTTCAAAACGGAAAACTTATTAGTCATTTCATCGCCGCCACGGGTGCGTTGGATTGATGTTGGGGGGACAACGCAAATTGGCAGGGCGATTAAGGAATATACGGAATTTTACGATCGGGGTTACTGGGGGATGGGGAGCAGAAAAGCTGAACCAAGTTATGACCTTTTCGCGCTTGTCATGGTATTTCTAACTGTATGTTATCCAAAACGCTTCGAAAAAGGGACCAATCCCAAGGCAACACTTCTAAAAAAATTGGATGATGCAAAACTGCTTGCTGTTTACAGAGAGTCGTTGAAAAAGGCAGTAATGGGAAAGTATCAGTCAAGCTCACAAATGAAAAGTGATGTAACTAAAGTGCTGAATCACATTCGGGTTTCACGGGCTGCGGACAGTCCCGGCAAACAGGGCGCTGGGTCTATGTTAATGGAAACTGGCGGAATCGCTGCTGTTGCCGCCTTCTTCTATTTTTCTTCATTGCTGTTGTAGAATTACTGTTATGAAACGTTCGATTCTGCTTTTCTTATGTTTCAAATATGTGGTATCATTAATTCAGTATGTAAACTAATATTTCGTGTGGAGATGGGCAGTGAAATGATTGAGAAAGTGAAGACTTTTATGAAAGAACATCAGTTGCTGGAGGCGAATTCCAATGTACTGGTTGGTGTCTCAGGCGGTCCGGATTCCATGGCGCTCCTACACTTTTTTTCCATCATCCGGGAGGTGTGGAATCTGAATGTAATTGCTGTTACAGTGGATCATCAACTGCGTGGCGAGGAATCTTTGGATGATCTTGCATATGTCCGTCAAATGTGTGATCAATGGAATATTCAATTTGTGGGAACTTCTTTGGATGTTCCTTCGTATAAAAAGGAGAAGCAAATGGGAACACAGGAAGCTGCCCGCAACCTGCGATATGGATTTTTCGAAAAACAAATGAAATCCTTTGATGCTGATGTCCTTGCCCTTGGTCACCATGGTGATGATCAAATAGAAACTGTCATAATGGCACTTGCCCGTACCGCCGACCCCGGAGCACTTTCAGGAATCCCCGTTAAGCGTGATTTTGCGAATGGCATGATTATCAGGCCGTTTCTATGTACGACAAAAGATGAATTGGAAGCATATTGCGTGCAGCAGCAGATTATTCCCAGAAGAGATCCTTCCAACGATGAGACGGTTTATACGCGCAACTTTTTCCGGAAACAGCTGCTCCCATTACTAAAAGATAGAAATCCAAATATACATAATACAGTACAGCATTTAAGCGAAGTGCTGCAGGAAGATGAGCGGTTTTTACTTGATGAGGCGGCTGAAATGGTGCAGGAGAACGTGAAAATGGATCACGAATTAAATAAAATCTCATTCGATAGTACAGTATTTTCCTCGTTTCCCTATTCTTTACAAAGGCGTGCCTATCATCTAATATTAAATTATCTATATAAAAAATGGCCAAAAAATTTATCGTATGTGCATGAACAACAATTTTTTGACTTATTGCATCGAACATCCGGAAATACACATATTGATTTTCCTTACAACCTGAAACTGAACAATATGTACGGGACATTTGTTTTATTCTTCCCGGAAGAGCAGCCGGAAGCACCGTCAGTGCCGGCAGTGATGGAAATCCCGAGTGAAACAAATTGGTACAATGGAACCATTACAGCCTGTTACACAGACGATCCGGGAGAACAATCAGAAATGAGTTATGCATGCGGCAAGGAGGAAGTTGCATTGCCGTTGCACGTCCGAACGCGACGGAATGGAGACAGGATGTGCTGGAAAGGGCTGCAGGGGAGTAAAAAATTGAAAGATATTTTCATCGATGCAAAAGTACCTTTGACCGAACGGGATAAATGGCCGGTAGTTGTTGATAATAACGGAACAGTCTTGTGGCTGGTTGGTCTGAAAAAAAGAATTCCTGAGGTGCAAAGGGAATATGACACATACATTCAGCTGAAATTTGAAAAACGTAATTCGCAGGAGGGACAGCATGCATAACGACATTGAAAAAGTATTGATTACGGAAGAAGAGATTGCGCAAAAGTGTTCGGAACTTGGAAAACAGCTTACCGAAGAATATGATGGCAGGTTCCCGCTTGCGATTGGTGTTTTGAAAGGGGCCATGCCTTTCATGTCAGATATCCTCCGTCGAGTGGAAACACACCTGGAGATGGATTTTATGGATGTATCCAGCTATGGGGGAAAGATGCGGTCCTCAGGTGAGGTTAAGATTGTGAAAGACCTGGATACGAAGGTTGAAGGCCGTGATTTACTAATCATTGAAGACATCATTGACAGCGGTCTGACATTGAGCTATCTGGTTGATTTATTTAAGTACCGTAAAGCGAGATCTATTAAAATTGTTACGCTGCTTGATAAACCATCCGGCCGTTCCGCACATATAAAAGCGGATATCGTTGGATTTGAGGTTCCAAACGAATTTGTCGTGGGCTATGGACTTGATTATGAGGAAAAATACCGTAACCTCCCATATATCGGTGTGCTGAAGCCGCGAATCTATGGTGGCGACGAATAAAGGAAATGAATAATTTTAAACAATAAAACCCATATTTCGGGGAACTCAAATTTCATGAAATTGTAAGTGGAATTAGTTGTATTAGCACTTTTTTCTATGGTACTATGTTTGTAGTTTTTCCCGCTTGGGAGGAGGTAAGGAATGAATCGTATATTTCGCAATGTTGTCTTTTATTTACTCATATTTCTAGTAGTAATTGGCGTCATTGGAGTATTTAATGGACAAAATGAACAGGCAGAACAATATGATGTAAAAGAGTTTATGCAAGCTCTGAATAATGGCAAGGTCGAAGAAATGACGATGCAGCCATCGAATGGAATAATCCGTATTACCGGTAAATTGGGGGATGACAAATCATTTGTCACACAAGTTCCGGAAAATACGAATATTGTATCGAATATATATGATAAAGCAACAAAACAAAGTGTGCTCAATGTGAAGGAAGAAGAACAGCCAAGCGGCTGGGTAACCTTCCTGACAACTATGATTCCATTTTTGATACTGGGGTTATTTTTCTTCTTTATTCTAAGCCAGGCACAAGGCGGCGGTGGCGGCCGTGTAATGAACTTCGGCAAGAGTAAAGCAAAAATGTACAATGAGGATAAGAAAAAGGTTCGCTTTAAAGATGTAGCAGGGGCAGATGAAGAGAAGCAGGAACTTGTAGAGGTTGTTGAGTTTCTGAAGGATCCGCGCAAATTCTCCTCCGTTGGTGCCCGTATTCCAAAAGGGGTACTGCTTGTAGGACCTCCGGGAACAGGTAAAACATTACTTGCTCGTGCAGTAGCAGGAGAAGCAGGAACACCATTCTTCTCCATCAGTGGTTCTGACTTTGTGGAGATGTTTGTTGGTGTCGGTGCTTCCCGTGTACGCGACCTATTTGAAAATGCTAAAAAGAATGCACCTTGTATCGTATTTATTGATGAGATTGATGCAGTTGGCCGTCAGCGTGGTGCCGGACTCGGCGGTGGACACGATGAGCGTGAACAAACATTGAACCAATTGCTTGTCGAAATGGATGGATTCGGTGCCAATGAAGGCATCATTATGATTGCAGCAACAAACCGTCCGGATATTCTGGACCCTGCATTGCTTCGTCCCGGACGTTTCGACAGACAGATTACCGTTAACCGTCCTGATGTAAAAGGACGTGAAGAAGTCCTGAAAGTTCATGCACAGGATAAACCATTGGATAATACCGTCGATTTGAAAACCATTGCGATGCGTACACCTGGCTTTTCCGGTGCAGACTTGGAGAATTTGTTAAATGAAGCAGCATTGGTTGCCGCACGTTTTGACAAAACAAAAATTGATATGCTGGACGTTGATGAGGCAATTGACCGTGTAATTGCTGGTCCGGCTAAGAAAAGTAAAGTTATTTCCCAGAAAGAAAGAAATATTGTTGCCCACCATGAAAGCGGACATACAATTATTGGTATGGTTCTGGATGAAGCGGATATGGTACATAAGGTTACGATTGTACCGCGGGGACAGGCAGGCGGTTATGCTGTCATGCTTCCAAAAGAGGATCGTTACTTTATGACGAAACCTGAGCTTTTTGATAAAATCACCGGTCTTTTGGGCGGACGTGTAGCCGAAGAAATTATGTTCGGCGAAGTAAGTACAGGTGCGTCAAATGACTTTCAGCGTGCAACAGCGATTGCCCGTAAGATGATTACAGAATACGGCATGAGTGATAAAATTGGACCGCTTCAGTTTACAAGTGGCGGTGGTGAAGTATTCCTCGGCCGTGATATTCAAAACGATCAGAATTACAGTGATACGATTGCTTATGAGATTGATACGGAAATGCAAAACTTTATCGGTTATTGTTACGATCGTGCAAAAACAATTCTGACCGAAAATAAAGATAAGCTTGAATTAATTGCACAAACATTGCTTGATGTTGAAACATTGGATGCCAAGCAAATTAAGAGTCTGTTTGAGGACGGTGTGCTGCCTGAACCTGCAGAGGATCAAACCGAACAACGGAAAGTTGCGGATGACGAGAAGGATGTTAAAGTGAACATCAATTCCAAGCAGGATGCTGACGCCGAACCTGAAACATATGAAGAGGCAAAGAAAAAAGCTGAAGAAAAACGCAGAGAAGAACGCGAAGCTGAGAAAGAAGAAGAACAGGAAGAATCAAAACCGCAAGACGGCACTTCCGATGATGATCCTAAACAATAATGTTTGATAAGGCCCTCCATGTATGATGGAGGGCTTTTCTATATGGTCTGTCATAATTTAGTATCCCGGCACATGATTCATGGCAACATGTATACCTTATCTTCGCCTAACATGCCAACAGTCAACTTGCTTACCAGAGTCCGGTTAAACAGTACTTACGCTTTTCCTATCCTTATTCATTTATGGTATATTAAAAGACAGAAAAATAATAACTGGGTGGGAAGGTTTGGTTCAGGATGCTTTTTGTGCTTGATGTAGGAAATACAAACACGGTGTTAGGTGTGTTTCATCACGATAAATTGATCCATGAATGGCGGATCAAAACAGATCGACATAAAACAGAAGATGAATTTGGCATATTGATAAAGTCAATGCTGGAACATGAAGATATATCGTTGGCCGACATTACCGGAGTCATTATTTCGTCAGTTGTCCCTCCTATCATGTTTGCACTGGAGAAGATGTCAACGAAATATTTTCATACGGAAGCAATGGTAATCGGCAAGGAACCGGTACATTCCTATTTGAAAATGGCTTATCCAAAACCGGAAGAAATCGGAGCTGACAGAATTGTGAATGCAATAGGGGCGCTGCATGAATACGATGCTCCACTGATTATAATTGATTTTGGAACAGCTACGACATATTGTTACATTAACGAAAACAAAGAATATCAGGGCGGACTGATAGCTCCGGGAATTCATATTTCAATGGAAGCATTATATCAGAAGGCGTCCAAGCTGCCCAAAATTGAAATTCAGGCACCAGATAATGTCGTTGGCAGTTCAACTGTGGAAGCAATGCAATCCGGTGTTTTTTATGGGTACGTTGGACAGGTTGATGGTATAGTCAACCGATTGAAAGGGCAGGCTTCCAAAGAACCGGTCGTAATTGCGACAGGAGGGCTTGCCCCGCTTATTTCCGATGCATCGGAAACAATTGACTATGTTGATCAATATTTGACACTAAAAGGATTGTATTTGATCTATCAAAAAAACAGGCAAAAAAATTCATAAAAAGGAGACTGAGTATTACCGTGAAGGATTATTTGGTTAAAGCAACAACATGGGATGGAATGGTACGTGCATATGCAGCAACAACAACGAATACAGTGGAAGAATCCAGAAGACGCCAGGACACATATGCAACTGCATCAGCTGCTCTTGGGCGGACGGTCACCATCACAGCTATGATGGGAGCTATGCTGAAAGGTGATAATTCACTGACTGTTAAAGTGGAAGGGAACGGACCAATTGGTGTAATCGTCGCAGATGGCAATGCAATCGGTGATGTCCGCGGATATGTCACAAACCCTCATGTTGATTTTGATTTGAACGCAAAAGGCAAGCTTGATGTTGCCAGGGCCGTGGGAACGGAAGGAAATATCGGTGTCGTAAAAGATTTGGGCCTCAAAGATTATTTTACAGGGCAGGTGCCAATTGTTTCAGGAGAAATCAGTGAAGACTTTACGTATTACTTTGCAAACTCCGAGCAAATCCCATCTGCAGTAGGCGCTGGCGTTCTTGTTAATCCAGATCAGTCTATCCTGGCTGCGGGCGGATTTATTGTACAGGTGATGCCTGGTGCTTCTGAAGAATTAATTGCAGTCCTGGAGGATAAAATTCAAAACTTCCCAGCCATTTCAACCTTGATCAGAGAAGGAAATTCACCCGAACAAATTTTGGAGCGCTTGTTTGGTAAGGACGAAGTGAAAATTCACGAAACACTACCGGTACAATTCAAATGCAAGTGTTCAAGAGAACGGCTGGAAAATGCAATAATGGGTCTTGGTTCAGAGGAAATTCAGAAAATGATTGATGAAGATCATGGTGCAGAAGCTACGTGCCATTTTTGCAATGAAAAATATCACTTTACAGAAAATGAACTTGAAACACTGAAACATTCTGCCAATGGAAAGTGAAAGGAGTTTCTATGAAAAGGAATTTTCTGTTTGGAGTAATTGCAGTTCTGATTATTACCAATATTGCGACGCTTTTATTTTGGCGGACGGATAAAAATGTTGTCTTTGAAGATGGTAATACAGAAATCGACAGCCGGGAACCGGTGGCAACAATTGATCATAAAAAGATTAAATATGAAGAATGGATGAACGCATTACGTGAAAATTATGGAAGAGAACAGTTGCAGCGCATGATTGACAGAGAAGTGGTTCTGCAGCTTGCTGCGGAACAAGACATTGAAATAAGCGAAAAAGTTATTTCCCGGGAAATATCCTTGCTTACAACAATGCAGGGTGTGATGTCGGAAAAGGAAACAAAGGCAAGGGAAAAACAATGGCGAAAAGACATCCTTTACCGTTATCAGCTTGGTGCGCTGCTGACTTCAGATGTTTCTGTTCCAGAAAAGAAAATTCGTGAATACTATAAGGATTATCATGATCAATATAATTTTAAAGCATCCATACAATTGTCGCATATTGTCGTACCCGATCGCCAAACTGCTGGAAAAGTTATGAATGAGCTTGAGAAAGGGTCATCATTTGAGTTGCTCGCGAGGGAATATTCACATGATGATGAAACAAAAAAGGATGGCGGATATCTCGGTTTCTTTGTTGATTACAGTAAATTTCTTCCGGATGGTTATGCAAAGAAAGCCATGAAGCTGAAGGAACGGTCCTACAGTGAACCATTTAAAAGCGGAGGTCATATGGCTATTATTTATCTTCACCGAAAACTTCCGGATATAAAATTTTCATACGAGGAGATAAAGCCTTACATAAAACGGGAGCTGGCGCTTGGCAAAACAACTAAAAACCTGGATGCAAAAGTACTTTGGAATAAACTGGACATTGATTGGGTATATGAATAGTAACCGGGTTAAGGGTGTTTCCTTTTCCTTGACATTTTTAGGCGTTAAACATACATTATAAATAAACCTATAAAAATACTTGGATTTAGGAGGATGAACATGCGGGTTGCTGAAAATATTACTGGTCTGATTGGGGAAACCCCTATTGTGAAATTGAACGGTTATGCTGATGAAGGCAGTGCAGATGTTTATTTGAAGTTGGAAGCGATGAATCCTGGAAGTTCGGTTAAAGACAGAATTGCATTGGCAATGATTGAGGCTGCTGAAAAAGAAGGTGCCCTTAAAGCCGGAGATACCATTATTGAACCAACCAGCGGAAATACCGGCATTGGCCTGGCAATGGTTGCAGCGGCAAAAGGTTACAAAGCTGTTTTGGTAATGCCTGATACGATGAGTAAAGAACGCCGTAATCTGCTTCGTGCTTATGGTGCTGAACTTGTACTAACACCAGGTTCTGATGGCATGAATGGAGCAATTAAAAAGGCGGAAGAACTGAAAGATGCTAACGGTTATTTTATGCCGCAGCAATTTAATAATGAGGCAAATCCGGAAGTACATGCCCGGACAACAGGTAATGAAATTGTGAAGCAGATGAGCGACGGTCTGGACGGATTTGTTTCCGGAATAGGTACGGGCGGCACAGTTACCGGTGCCGGAAAAGTATTGAAGGAAAACTTTAAGGATATTAAAGTGTATGCAGTTGAGCCGGAGGATTCGGCAATTCTTTCCGGGGGCTCTCCAGGCCCGCACAAAATTCAGGGTCTTGGTGCCGGTTTTGTACCGAAAGTGCTTGATACGGACGTTTATGATGAGGTAATCCGGATTTCCAATGATGAAAGTTTTGAAGCTACACGCGAAGCTGCCAAGCTCGATGGAATCCTTGGCGGTATTTCATCCGGGGCTGCAATAGCAGCAGCCAAAAAAGTAGCCAAAAAACTCGGCAAAGGTAAAAAAGTGCTGGCTGTTCTTCCGGATAACGGGGAGCGTTACCTTTCCACTCCATTGTTTCAACAAGACGAACAATAATCAGAGCGGATTCAAATGACCGGCGTCAGCTTAGATGCCGGTCTTTTTTCGTTTGATAGCAGAGGTCAACATCATGGGTTTGGCAGGACTTCCGCTTTTGTTTTCGCTATGATACGATAGTAGTCGTATAAATCGGTTGGAAAGAGGGTATCTGGATGAAGCTGCTGACAGATTCGAAGACATATGATTTGATGGAACGAACATATATTATGGGTATTTTGAATGTGACACCCGATTCATTTTCTGATGGTGGTAATTATACTGAAATCGATCAGGCGGTGAATCATGCTGTTGCTATGGAACGTGCGGGTGCTCATATTATTGATATTGGCGGGGAGTCAACGCGCCCTAACCATGATCCGGTATCGGAGGAAGATGAAATTGCACGGCTTGTACCTATTATCCGCAAAGTAAAGGAAAATGTGCATGTACCTATTTCAGTGGATACGTATAAAGCGGAAACTGCAAGACAAGCTATCAAGGCCGGTGCTGAAATTATTAATGATATATGGGGGGCAAAGAAAGAGCCTGCCATTACCAAAGTTGCAGCAGAATATAATGTACCTATTATTTTAATGCATAATCGTACAAATAAAGATTACACGTCAATCATTGATGATATGAAGAAGGATTTAAGGGAGAGCATTGCGATTGCCAAAGATGCGGGCGTGCGTGAAGAAAATATCATTCTTGATCCGGGCGTTGGATTTGCTAAAACAGCGGAAGATAATCTTGTCGTAATGAATCATCTCGATAAATTTCAAGAACTTGGTTTCCCGATTCTTTTAGGTACTTCGCGAAAGACATTTATCGGCAAAATCCTTAATGTTCCTCCCGTTGAACGTGATAATGGGACAGGGGCAACTACTTGTCTCGGTATTTCCAAAGGAGCGCAAATTATCCGGGTTCATAATGTGGAACTGCATGTCGAATTGGCAAAAATGATGGATGCCATGCTTGGAAAGAAAGGGGCGGTTTCCATTGGATAAAATAATGCTTAATCAAATGGAGTTTTACGGGTTTCACGGGCTTTATCCGGAAGAAAATAAGCTCGGCCAGCGTTTTTATGTAAATACCGAACTTATGCTTGATTTAACAAAATCAGCCACAACTGATGATATGAAAGATTCCATTGATTATGGGGAAGTATATGAATGTGTCAAAGGTGTAGTGGAAGGGTCTCCCAAAAATTTGATTGAAGCAGTTGCAGAGGACATTTCCGTTGAACTTTTCCAGCGGTTTACACAGCTGCAGGCGTGTACAATCAGGGTGATAAAACCGGACCCTCCGATACCTGGTCATTATCAGTCTGTAGGGGTTGAAATATTTCGGGAGCGCAAGCAATGACACAAGCTTTTTTGGCATTGGGAACCAACATAGAACCACGGCAGGAACATTTGAGACAGGCGA is a genomic window containing:
- the spoIIE gene encoding stage II sporulation protein E, coding for MMDSIPRAESKGVGVHNKQLHRLRLKISSQTKSLLFERGWLFYLVGFLLGRAVILEAVSPFAAAFLATIWLIHRDKAAKVMLAVFAGALTYSVFHGMYIALAMVVFIFLAGIFKHAKNQQLLIPLFVFLSAVAPRLCVYSIMGQLSSYEWMLLFVEGVLGTVLVLIFMQSIPLLSPKRYKPALKNEEIICMIILLASILTGTIGWEVYDAAVEQVLSRYFVMMLAFVGGAAIGSTVGVVAGLILSLANVANLYQMSLLAFSGLLGGLLKEGSKVGVVIGLFVGTFLVGIYGESHTLIPSLMESTIAALLFFLTPASLFRKLSKYIPGTEEHSNEQEQYLQKVRNVTAKRVEQFSDVFEALSKSFANSEKPDEDQRHANRETDYFLSQVTEKTCQSCFMKDRCWQKQFDRTYSLMEDLKDDLSEGNAPNRKLMSDFENHCVKSKKVVDTIKDEVSFFEANKKLKKQVMESKRFVADQLQGVSEVMEDFASEILKERQHHEKQEMQIIHMLKQMGITLEKLDIYRLDKGNVDIEMTISFYDYHGEGPKLIAPVLSDILNEMIVVKHEEVSPFPNGYCYLIFGSAKEFVIDTGIANAAKGGGLVSGDSFKTIELGEGKYAMAISDGMGNGQRASEESKETLRLLQQILQTGIPERVAIKSINSILALRSTDEMFATLDLAVINLHNAFVRFLKIGSTPSFIKRGNEMIKVEASNLPMGIIQEFDVDIVGEQLMNEDILIMMSDGIFDGPKHIENTDAWLKRKIREMKTNDPQEIADLLLEEVVRTRAGAIDDDMTVVVAKIVKNSPQWASIPYYSNEAQ
- a CDS encoding VWA domain-containing protein; this translates as MKKGTLKQILLITDGCSNKGEDPAATAALAYQQGITVNVIGIMDDNQTEQPEGFQEVEDISMSGGGVSQIVYKQALSQTVQTVTKQGMTQTLQGFVNKELKQILGPGQSMEDIEPEKRGEIMEVVEDMGETCDLEVLVLVDTSASMKDKLPTVKESLIDLSISLNARIGRNRFCIYSFPGRRKDVQKVFDWSPKLDSVSTIFPKLTSGGITPTGPAIREAMYQFGRNTLLRSFEDEQGTEEA
- a CDS encoding protein kinase domain-containing protein, with amino-acid sequence MNKAQKKPEIDFLPGMVITGKWHKTQYTIKEKLGSGAVGNVYLCEFNGQQAALKISENSASMTMEVNVLKAFEQVQGSRLGPCLLDVDDYEYGKGRVYSFYVMEYLQGESLTRFIRRQGREWIGVFMLQLLDDLERLHEFGWVFGDFKTENLLVISSPPRVRWIDVGGTTQIGRAIKEYTEFYDRGYWGMGSRKAEPSYDLFALVMVFLTVCYPKRFEKGTNPKATLLKKLDDAKLLAVYRESLKKAVMGKYQSSSQMKSDVTKVLNHIRVSRAADSPGKQGAGSMLMETGGIAAVAAFFYFSSLLL
- the tilS gene encoding tRNA lysidine(34) synthetase TilS, producing MIEKVKTFMKEHQLLEANSNVLVGVSGGPDSMALLHFFSIIREVWNLNVIAVTVDHQLRGEESLDDLAYVRQMCDQWNIQFVGTSLDVPSYKKEKQMGTQEAARNLRYGFFEKQMKSFDADVLALGHHGDDQIETVIMALARTADPGALSGIPVKRDFANGMIIRPFLCTTKDELEAYCVQQQIIPRRDPSNDETVYTRNFFRKQLLPLLKDRNPNIHNTVQHLSEVLQEDERFLLDEAAEMVQENVKMDHELNKISFDSTVFSSFPYSLQRRAYHLILNYLYKKWPKNLSYVHEQQFFDLLHRTSGNTHIDFPYNLKLNNMYGTFVLFFPEEQPEAPSVPAVMEIPSETNWYNGTITACYTDDPGEQSEMSYACGKEEVALPLHVRTRRNGDRMCWKGLQGSKKLKDIFIDAKVPLTERDKWPVVVDNNGTVLWLVGLKKRIPEVQREYDTYIQLKFEKRNSQEGQHA
- the hpt gene encoding hypoxanthine phosphoribosyltransferase, producing the protein MHNDIEKVLITEEEIAQKCSELGKQLTEEYDGRFPLAIGVLKGAMPFMSDILRRVETHLEMDFMDVSSYGGKMRSSGEVKIVKDLDTKVEGRDLLIIEDIIDSGLTLSYLVDLFKYRKARSIKIVTLLDKPSGRSAHIKADIVGFEVPNEFVVGYGLDYEEKYRNLPYIGVLKPRIYGGDE